The Bradyrhizobium betae genomic interval GCAGCGTCCTAACCCACTGAAACCTATGGACGAATTTGCTACGCCCCCTTGACCGTGCGTTCGCCGTCGCCATCTGCTAATTGATAGCTCACGCGCCGGCCTTGAACCGGCGACGTCTGGAGAAAACAATGTTCATTCAAACCGAAGCCACCCCCAATCCCGCCACGCTGAAATTCATTCCCGGCCGCGTCGTGGTCGACGGCGGCCCGATGGAATTTCCCAGCCGCGAATCGGCGACGCGTTCGCCGCTGGCCGAAAAGCTGTTCGACGTGCCCGGCGTCACCGGCGTGTTCTACGGATCGGACTTCATCACCGTGACCAAGGCGAACGGTGAATGGCAGCAGCTCAAGCCCGCGATCCTCGGTGCCATCATGGAGCACTACATGTCCGGCGCGCCGCTGCTCGCCGACGGCGCGGCTGCTGGCCATGCCGATCTCGGCGACGAGGACGAGTTCTTCGACGAGGCCGACGCCGAGACGGTCGACATGATCAAGGATCTGATCGAGACCCGCGTGCGGCCTGCCGTCGCCAATGACGGCGGCGACATCACATTCCGCGGCTTCAAGGACGGGATCGTCTATCTCAACATGAAGGGCTCGTGCGCCGGCTGCCCGTCATCGACCGCGACGCTCCAGCACGGCATCCAGAATTTGCTGAAGCATTTCGTGCCCGACGTGGTCGAAGTCCGGCCGATGTGACGACGAAGTCGTCATTCCGGGGCGGTCCGTAGGACCGAGCTCCGGCGCGCAATTTGCGCGCCCGAGAATCTCGAGATTCCGGGTCTGGTGCTAACGCACCATCCCGGAATGACCGTGCCTACGCCGCCTGGCCGATGCTCGCGGCTTCTTCCGCCGCCTTGCGCATGCTCGCCGACATCTCGTTGGTGACGGTGCTCTGCTCTTCGACGGCGGCAGCGGTTGACGACACGTACTCGCTGACGCCCTGGATCGCGCCCCTGATCGATTCCAGCGCGGCGACGACGTCGACCGAGATGCCGTTGAGATTGCTGATCTCCTGCTCGATCTTGTCGGCCGCCTGCTTGGCCTGATTGGCGAGATTCTTCACCTCCGACGCAACCACCGCAAATCCGCGACCGGCCTCGCCGGCACGGGCGGATTCGATGGTGGCATTCAGCGCCAGCAGATTGATCTGGCCGGTGATGTTGCCGATCAGCTGGACGATCATGCTCATCGATTCGGCCGCCTGCGTCAGCCGGTGGGCCTGCTGGTCCGCCGCCTCGACCCGGCCGACTGCGGTCGACGCGGTCTCGCGCGAGCGCGTCATCGCTTCCGCGATCTCGCGCACCGAGGCGTTGAGCTCCTCGGCGCCAGCGGCGACCGATTCCATCATGTCGCGCACCTTCTCGCTGCGCTTGCGCGCGATCACCTGGGCGGTGGTGTCGGACGCGTATTTCACCACCTTGAACGGCTTGCCATTGAGATCGCGGATCGGATTGTAGGAGGCCTGGATAAAGACCTGGCGACCGCCCTTGCCGATGCGCAGATATTCGCCGGACTGGAATTCGCCGGCGTTCAGCCTGGTCCAGAAATCGCGATAGGCCTCGCTCTCGCGTTCGTCGTGCGGCACGAACATGCTGTGGTGCTTGCCGACGATCTCGGGCAGCGCATAACCGAGCGCACCGAGGAAGTTTTCGTTGGCCGTCAGCACCTTGCCGTCCATGTCGAACTCGATCACGGCCTGCGACTTGCCGATCGCCTCGATCTGCCCGGCGAAGTTCGCGTTCGTCAGCTTCTGCGCGCTGACGTCGGTGGCGAACTTCACCACCTTGAACGGCTTGCCGGCCTCGTCGAGGATCGGATTGTAGGAAGCGAGGATCCAGACCTCCTTGTCCCCTTTGCCGAACCGCTTGTACTCGCCGGACTGGAACTCGCCGCGCGCCAGCTTCGCCCAGAACTCACGATAAGCGCCGCTGTCGCGCTCGCCGGCGCCGACAAACATGCTGTGGTGCTTGCCCTGGATCTCGTCGAGCCGGTAGCCCACCGTGCTCAGGAAGTTCTCGTTGGCCGTGATGATGGTGCCGTCGAGATTGAACTCGATCACCGCCTGGGCACGACCAATCGCAGAGATCTTTCCGGCGTCCTCCAGGCTGCGAATCTTGCGCGCGGTGATGTCGGTGGCGAACTTGACGACCTTCACGGGCTTGCCGGCCTCGTCGACGATCGGATTGTAGGACGCCTGGATCCAGATTTCCCGCCCGCCCTTGCCGAGCCGCTTGTACTCGGCGGATTGATATTCGCCGCGGCCAAGACGCGTCCAGAACTCACGATAGGCCACACTGCTGCGCTGGTCCGGCATCACGAACATGCTGTGGTGCTTGCCCTGGATCTCCTCGAGCCGATAGCCCATCGCGTCCAGAAAGTTCTGGTTGGCGGTGATGATGGTGCCGTCGAGATTGAACTCGATCACCGCCTGCGACCTGCCGAGCGCCATGACCTGAGCCAATGCCTCCCGCGCCGAGGCGCCGCTACGCCAAAAAAACATCAATGAAATCCCTTCGCAAATGCCCGGACCGCGCGTGGCCTGGTCCGCCAAAATGCATCGTCCAAGTCGTCGTTGACTTGCTTTCCCGCTATGCACGGAAGCTGGCATTTGATTGCTAATGCTTTCTTAAAATGACAATATTTCAATGACTTAGCCATCCCAGAAGTTGCAGATGCATGCAGTCGCTTCAAAAATGGGGCACGAAGATTCCGCCAGATTCCCGCTCACGTAGAATTACGGAGGCGATCATGCGCCTGTCGAGAAATCAAACTTGGGCTGGTTCGACCGCGGCGGAACCGACTAAGCTGCTTCGATGCTGATCCTTGCCATCGATACCGCGCTGGAGGCGTGCGCGGCCGCCGTTCTCGACACCGACGCCGGCGAGCTCCTCGCGCGGGAGCAGCTCCTCATGAAGCGCGGCCACGCCGAAGCGCTGATGCCGATGATCGCGCGCGTCATGAAGTCCGCCGATCTCGCCTTTACCTCGCTCGACCGCATCGCCGTCACCGTCGGTCCGGGAAGCTTCACCGGATTGCGCGTCGGCATCTCGGCGGCGCGCGGACTTGCGCTGGCGGCGAAGCGTCCGGCCGTCGGGCTGACGACGTTGTCGGCCTATGCCGCCGCCATCGTCGGTCAGAGCGGAACGGCGCCGGTGATATCCGCCATCGATGCGCGGCACGATCACGTCTATTTCCAGATCGTCGCCGGCGACGGCAGCCAGCTGGTGCGGCCGGGCGTCGCCCCCATCGACGAGGCGATCGCGGCCTCGAAATTCGGCGCGCCGCATCTGGTCGGAGATGGCGCAAGACTCCTCGCCGATCGCTGGCCGAAGGATGCGCCGCAACCTGTCACGGTCGACGCGCAGCCCGCGCCCGACATCAGCTGGGTCGCATGGCTCGGCGCAGCCGCCGATCCCGAGACAAATCCGGCACGGCCGTTCTATCTGAAGGCGCCCGACGCAAAGCCGACCGCAGCGCCGCCGCTCGCACAAGCCGCAAGCTCATGATGAGATGGTTTTCGGAATGGTGGCGCGGCGGCACGCCCGTCGTCGAACCCGGCTCCGCGCGCGACGCGCTGCGGCTCGCGCAGCTTCACGGCCAGTCCTTCGCTCACGGCTGGGGCGAAGGCGAGTTCGAGGCCATGCTCGGCGAGCGCAACACGCTCGTCCATCGCCTGCGCCTCGGCCGCAGGGTCATCGGCTTCGCGGTGTCGCGGATCGGCGCGGACGAAGCGGAAATTCTCTCGATCGCGGTCGACCAGGCCCATCGCGGCCGCGGCCTCTCCCGCATGCTGCTGATGACCCATCTCGGTCATCTCGCCGGGCGCGGCGTGCGCACGATATTTCTGGAGGTCGAGGAGAACAACCAGCCGGCACGGCGGCTCTATGACAGGGCCGGATTCGTGGTGGTCGGACGCCGCGAACGCTACTATAAGCAGCCCAACGGGGAACAATTGAATGCACTTCTGATGCGACGTGACTTGTCGTAATATCGATGGCAGAAAGCGCCCCGTCAGGCAGACAACACATGACTGGACTTAAACCTTCCACCGCATCCAAGGCGTCCGGCATCGAGGCACGCTGTGCCGCGACCGGCATGCGCATGACCGAGCAGCGCCGCGTCATCGCCCGCGTGCTCGCGGAGGCGATCGACCATCCCGATGTCGAGGAGCTTTACCGGCGCTGCGTCGCCGTCGACGACAAGATCTCGATCTCGACGGTCTACCGCACCGTCAAGCTGTTCGAGGATGCCGGCATCATCGAACGCCACGATTTCCGCGAGGGCCGCGCGCGCTACGAGACGATGCGCGACAGCCACCATGACCACCTCATCAATCTGCGCGACGGCAAGGTGATCGAGTTCACCTCCGAAGAGATCGAGAAGCTGCAAGCGGAGATCGCCCGCAAGCTCGGCTACAAGCTGGTCGATCACCGGCTCGAGCTGTATTGCGTCCCGCTCGACGACGACAAGCCGACGTCTTAGTTTCGTGCCGATAGACCTCATCATCTTCGATTGCGACGGCGTGCTCGTGGACAGCGAGGTGATCTCCTGCCGCACGCATGCGGATGTGCTGACGAAGCACGGCTATCCGATCACCTCGGAGCAGGTGTTCGAGCGCTTTCTCGGCCGCTCGACAAAACAGGCCAATCTGGAGATCGAAACCGAGCTCGGCCGCAAGCTGCCCGAAGCCTATCATGGCGATCTGCAGGACGAGCTGTTTCGCTCGTTCGAGGCCGACCTCGAAGCGATCCGCGGCATCCATGACGTGCTCGATGTCGTGACGCAGCGCGTCTGCGTCGCCTCGAGCGGCTCGCACCAGCGCATGCAGGTGAGCCTGGGGAGCACCGGCCTCTATGACCGCCTCGCGCCAAACATCTTTTCGGCCTCGCAGGTGAAGAACGGCAAGCCGGCACCGGATCTGTTCCTGTTCGCGGCCAGGGAGATGGGCGTGCCCCCCGCACGCTGTGTCGTCATCGAGGACAGCCTTGCCGGCATCGCCGGCGCCCGGGCGGCCGGCATGACCGTGTTCGGCTTTTGCGGCGGCAGCCATTGCGGGGACGGCCATGCCGAGACCCTGCGCCAGGCCGGCGCCGACCTGACCTTTGCCGATATGCATCAATTGCCGGAGCTGGTCCGGCGGGTCGGGGCGGACGCTCTGGCGGGCTAGCCATTGCTGTCATTCCGGGGCGATGTGTAGCATCGAACTATGGTGCGCCCTTGCGCACCTGAGAATCTCGCCCCAAAACCTCTGGATTCCGGCTTCGCCCGCTATACGGGCGCCCCGGAATGACCGTTTGGCCCCATTCGCTGGATTTTCGCTGCTCCAGCCTATATCTCAGGGCCGTCCTCCAGCTCCATTCCGGGTTCCATGACGCCGCCGCGCAAGCTGCACATCAAATCTTATGGCTGCCAGATGAACGTCTACGATGCCCAGCGCATGGTGGACACTCTGGCTCCGGAAGGATTCGTGGAGACCGCCAGCGCCGAGGACGCCGACCTCGTCATCCTCAACACCTGCCATATCCGCGAGAAGGCCTCCGAAAAGGTCTATTCCGAGCTCGGCCGGCTGCGCGTCGCCAAGGACGAGGCCGCGCGCGGGGGCCGCACGATGCAGATCGCAGTCGCCGGCTGCGTGGCGCAGGCCGAGGGTGGAGAGATCACGCGCCGCGCGCCCGTCGTCGACGTCGTGGTCGGCCCGCAGAGCTATCATCACCTTCCGGAGCTTCTGAAGCGAGCGCGCGATGAGGGCCGCGCGATCGAGACCGAATTTCCCGCAGCCGACAAATTCGGCTTCCTGGCCCAGCCCAAGCCCGCCGCGATCCGCGCACGCGGCATTTCCGCTTTCGTCACGGTGCAGGAAGGCTGCGACAAGTTCTGCACCTTCTGCGTCGTGCCCTATACGCGCGGCGCCGAGGTCTCGCGCCCCGTCGCGAAGATCATCGACGACGTGAAGCGGCTGGCCGACAACGGCGTGCGCGAGCTGACCCTGATCGGGCAGAACGTCAACGCCTATCACGGCGAGGGGCCGGACGGAAAAAGCT includes:
- a CDS encoding NifU family protein is translated as MFIQTEATPNPATLKFIPGRVVVDGGPMEFPSRESATRSPLAEKLFDVPGVTGVFYGSDFITVTKANGEWQQLKPAILGAIMEHYMSGAPLLADGAAAGHADLGDEDEFFDEADAETVDMIKDLIETRVRPAVANDGGDITFRGFKDGIVYLNMKGSCAGCPSSTATLQHGIQNLLKHFVPDVVEVRPM
- a CDS encoding methyl-accepting chemotaxis protein, with amino-acid sequence MFFWRSGASAREALAQVMALGRSQAVIEFNLDGTIITANQNFLDAMGYRLEEIQGKHHSMFVMPDQRSSVAYREFWTRLGRGEYQSAEYKRLGKGGREIWIQASYNPIVDEAGKPVKVVKFATDITARKIRSLEDAGKISAIGRAQAVIEFNLDGTIITANENFLSTVGYRLDEIQGKHHSMFVGAGERDSGAYREFWAKLARGEFQSGEYKRFGKGDKEVWILASYNPILDEAGKPFKVVKFATDVSAQKLTNANFAGQIEAIGKSQAVIEFDMDGKVLTANENFLGALGYALPEIVGKHHSMFVPHDERESEAYRDFWTRLNAGEFQSGEYLRIGKGGRQVFIQASYNPIRDLNGKPFKVVKYASDTTAQVIARKRSEKVRDMMESVAAGAEELNASVREIAEAMTRSRETASTAVGRVEAADQQAHRLTQAAESMSMIVQLIGNITGQINLLALNATIESARAGEAGRGFAVVASEVKNLANQAKQAADKIEQEISNLNGISVDVVAALESIRGAIQGVSEYVSSTAAAVEEQSTVTNEMSASMRKAAEEAASIGQAA
- the tsaB gene encoding tRNA (adenosine(37)-N6)-threonylcarbamoyltransferase complex dimerization subunit type 1 TsaB, with the translated sequence MLILAIDTALEACAAAVLDTDAGELLAREQLLMKRGHAEALMPMIARVMKSADLAFTSLDRIAVTVGPGSFTGLRVGISAARGLALAAKRPAVGLTTLSAYAAAIVGQSGTAPVISAIDARHDHVYFQIVAGDGSQLVRPGVAPIDEAIAASKFGAPHLVGDGARLLADRWPKDAPQPVTVDAQPAPDISWVAWLGAAADPETNPARPFYLKAPDAKPTAAPPLAQAASS
- the rimI gene encoding ribosomal protein S18-alanine N-acetyltransferase, which translates into the protein MMRWFSEWWRGGTPVVEPGSARDALRLAQLHGQSFAHGWGEGEFEAMLGERNTLVHRLRLGRRVIGFAVSRIGADEAEILSIAVDQAHRGRGLSRMLLMTHLGHLAGRGVRTIFLEVEENNQPARRLYDRAGFVVVGRRERYYKQPNGEQLNALLMRRDLS
- a CDS encoding Fur family transcriptional regulator produces the protein MTGLKPSTASKASGIEARCAATGMRMTEQRRVIARVLAEAIDHPDVEELYRRCVAVDDKISISTVYRTVKLFEDAGIIERHDFREGRARYETMRDSHHDHLINLRDGKVIEFTSEEIEKLQAEIARKLGYKLVDHRLELYCVPLDDDKPTS
- a CDS encoding HAD family hydrolase, translated to MPIDLIIFDCDGVLVDSEVISCRTHADVLTKHGYPITSEQVFERFLGRSTKQANLEIETELGRKLPEAYHGDLQDELFRSFEADLEAIRGIHDVLDVVTQRVCVASSGSHQRMQVSLGSTGLYDRLAPNIFSASQVKNGKPAPDLFLFAAREMGVPPARCVVIEDSLAGIAGARAAGMTVFGFCGGSHCGDGHAETLRQAGADLTFADMHQLPELVRRVGADALAG